CAGGCCTACTATCTCAGTGCAGCTTCTGAGGAAGGAGCTGAGAGAGGAGTGCCAGACAGCAACCTAGAGGAAGAACCAGACATCTTTGCTGGAATCAAACCTCTGGAGCAGGAAGGTCGGATGGAGGTGAGAAATATTGttaggcatgttttttttactgatcaTACCTTGTCTCATGCATAATCTATGgaatgcattatttaaaaacatctgcTGTGTGTAGGTGCTGTTTGCCTGTGCAGAGGCTCTGTATGCTCATGGTTATAGTAATGAAGCATGTCGTCTGGCTGTGGAGCTGGCGAGAGATCTCCTGGCTAACCCTCCTGACCTCAAAGTGGAACAGCCACAGACAAAGGTAACAAACAAACTGAAGCAGACAAAATATATTAGGATACACCATATGTATCAaactaaaacaatataaataattattatggcTGTCAAATCACAATTCAAAAGTGTATGtttagtatttaaatattaatcattttagaatttttaCTGACACAGACTGAAATAACAATATTACGAAGTACTGATGTATTGTGTACACTTAGTTTACACTTCTGTGTTAACAACGAGAAGACATGAAATGACGGTGACCTGGATACATTACTTGATTAATATAAAAGTGAAGCAGACtcgaaattgattttttttcacacagcaCAATGACATACTACAGCATGTTCCATATAAACCATGATGAAACATCACATTTTGCTCTGTGTTCTGATAAATCTCTAATAGGGCAAGAAGAGTAAGGTGTCGACGAGCAGACAGACACAAGTGGCTACTAAAGCTCTTTCCAAGGCAGCGTTCCTTCTCACCGTGCTGAGTGAGAGATTGGAGTTTCATAACCTAGCGTTCAGCACTGGTATGTTCTCATTGGAGCTCCAGAGACCTCCAGCTTCCACCAAGGCCCTGGAGGTACACACCATACTTCACATGACCAAAAATATCTTTAAGTAGGTATATCATTGTTCATAAATTTTGGCTTTTGTTTTTAGGTGAAGCTGGCATATCAGGAGTCGGAGGTGGTTGCTTTGCTGAAGAAGATTCCTCTGGGACTTGTGGAGATGACAGCGATAAGGGATAGAGCCGAACAGTTACGTGACGGAAACTTCTGCGATTATCGGCCAGTTCTGCCCCTAATGCTGGccagttttatttttgatgttttgtgtacTCCAGGTGAGTCTCAGCATTGCTTTTAATTTTTCCATTTGCTCATGTAAATGATGAAGCCACAGGGAAGACCTGCTTGAAGATTCCCAATAATCATATCAGATTTACTTGCATAGTACTaacgtgtgtttaaatgtttttgtgggTAAATAAGCAATGATGTATTTCACAAACAAGTCTAAGTATATCTCTATatattagattttatatatgttCAATGTTTGTAATTTGGACAAGTAGACAACTGGCCGTATGGCTCAGGGATTAAAACATGCACCAAAGactattaatatattttattcatatcattttatttttatagtggtTTCTCCTACGGGTTCACGGCCACCCAGTCGTAACCGTAACAATGAGATGCCAGGTGATGAGGAGCTGGGCTTTGAGGCTGCTGTTGCTGCTTTAGGTGGGATCGAATGTAGTGACTCTTCACCCTAATGTGCATCTGAAATATGTTGAACCAATTACTAAATCAGTTATACAACTTACAGCAAGCGcgtttgtctttttcttgtgGGCAGGTATGAAGACTACAGTTAGTGAAGCAGAGCACCCTTTGCTCTGTGAAGGCACTAGAAGGGAGAAAGGAGACCTCGCTTTGGCTCTTATGATCACCTACAAGGATGACCAGAGCAAGCTGAAAAAGGCTCGTTttggttttgtcatttttatcacAATTATATGTCATAGTAATACTtagttttattcaaatataaataacaaatatatatcaaatataattcTTATTCAAATGCTGTTAGTGTAGTAGTGTTGCTTGCTTAGCTCATTGAATTTTTGAAGTAAAGATTCACAGATGGAAACGACTTAATTCACCACACAAATTTGTTTTCCTTTGCAATATTGTGTTTTGAAACCAGCGATGGGCAAATCTAAAGAACAAGAGCGGTATATAATGACTCTAAAATGTATATCAATAAGTACTATCTATAAAACAAGGGTATTTTAacttaaattaaagtaaaataagtgtattaaaaaagtgaaattaaaataaaagtttaggtTTGGTgtcattttctttataaatctATGGATAAGAAACTAGATTCACCTCTGATGCagtgagaagaaagaaaggatctgctcatgattCAAAACATACAAGCTCATCAGTCAAGCACAGTGAaggtagtgtcatggcttgtGCTTGCATGGCTGTTTCTTTAACAGACTCACTAGTCTGTATTGATGATGGAACTCATTACAGTAGCAGAATGGAGTCTACAGGAACATTTTCTATGCCAGTTTATAGAGAAATTCATCCAGTCTTAATTGCGTGTAACTTCATGCAGCAGACACAGAATGAccaaaaacacactgccaacaaAACAGTGGACTTcgttaagggggaaaaaagtccaAGGTTTTAATCTGGTTATGTCAATCACCAAACCATAACCCAATTGAGCAGCATTTCAGCTTCTGGTGAGGAGActaaaggggggaaaaaagccttTGAAACGTACAACAACTGAAAGAAGCTGTGGCACAAGGTTGGAAAACTAAAAGAAAGGGATGTGGTAGATTGGTGATAAAGGTGTTGAACTATTGAtcggaaagttgtgagtttaTATCCccggtccaccaagctgccactgcttggcccatgagcaagacccttaaccctcaattgctctgttgtataaaatgattttaaatgtcagtcgctctggataagggagtcttgAGAATGAAGAATGCAACAGTTTTAAATCTTaagtgtatagcaaaaacaaaaaagtagcCTTGTTCTTTAAATACTTTTGGAGGGATGCAGGATATATTGCAGTCGTCCTCTTAATTTCTAATAAATCATTGCTTTTAATTTTAACAGATTTACACACCTTTCGTTTACAGATTTTAGACAAGCTTCTTGACCGTGAGAGTCAGACTCATAAGCCCCAGACTCTCAGCTCATTCTACTCCAGTAAACCGGCAACAGGTAGCCAGAAGAGTCCATCTAAACATGCGACTCATGGAAGCAGTGCCACAGGAAGTGTGTCTAAACATGCAGCACCAGCTACGTCAGGAGGCTCCACCTCTGTGCAAGGTGCCTCAGGTGGTGGCGTTGCTGGGCCGCAGGGTGGGCTGACGGGCTCTGGGGTTCAGGGCACGGCATCGGGAGAGGCAGCCAACGAGAGCCGAGAGCAAGGTGAGTTTCTCCGTGCAATATTTTTGGATGCTTACTTGCCTGTTTTCTCTGCACGTCAAACAGGCAATGAAATAATATTGCTTTATGCTCACATGAGCTATTTGGGATTCACATAAAAATGCAGTGCAACTGGGCCAACAGTTATGTGACCTAAATTATGTGTCACTTTATAAACAACAGATTAAGGTTAATCAATGCCTAGGTCACTTAAGagactgtttcttttcttttcttttacttacagacatgtctatttatttgtttcattaatAGTTCTGGGTGTTCTTGCATATGCTCGCTAAATCTAAGTTCATTTGCATCATCACTGGTCTACATTACACCATTAAGTCATTGTTGCCACCTACTGGATATATTTTGAACTTCTATAACACATGGCAAATTATTGTGAATACGGCTTTGAGAATGAATGTTAGGAAATGCCTATGAATGTTCAAAGACTATAAAATGCTGCTCTGACtagatatattatttacatgttcattatttacaaattttatttatacatccgTTATATATCCATTATCttagtcacctcaggcttgctcatagGGGATAAATATAAACCTTTTGTACAATagatttcttatgttctgtctTTATgttctgctttgagacaacgtccattgctAAAAGCATTATACAACTAGAATTGAATTATATACAACATCTGAAAACTATTTATGTGAATTTTGTTGAAGATAAGGCAGTGTATCTGTATATGACAGGGTTAGAGGTATGAGTATGACAGCTTTGGCCCAGCGATACCGTCTTTGAGATTTTCATTCAGTCTTTGTACTTAGTCATCATCTTTGCTTTTTACCTATTTAAGGCTTAAAGAGAAACTTGCTCTTTAGTGGGGTTATGAAAGCAAAagtatatattaaaaagaaatacagactTTGCTCATAGCCTCTTAACTATGCTTATGgatgagtgtttttttctttttttttttttaacttttgggCAGATGGAGCTCAGTCTTCCTCATGTGAGCAGCAGAATGAGGTGGCTTCTTTTAAGCCTGAGGGCACGGTGCCCAGCCGCCTGGCACTAGGTGGACGTGGAGCCTATGGATCACGCTGCTGGGGTTCACCTGTACGGCAGAAAAAGAAGCACACGGGTATGAATTTGTATTGACTTAAAGCCTGTGTTCCTTTaagtgtcaattttttttttgtcaacgctacataataaatgtgtataataatagCTTGCATTTAATCCCATGTTAGTATTATTTGTGACTCTTTTTTGTGTATTCACCTGGTGGCTGTATGGTCTTTCAGGGATGGCGAGCATCGACAGCAGCGCTCCTGAGACCACCTCTGACAGTTCCCCCACACTCAGTCGTCGTCCATTGAGGGGTGGATGGGCAGCGTCTTCTTGGGGAAGGGGTCAAGACAGTGACAGCATCAGCAGTTCGTCTTCTGATTCGTTGGGCTCCTCGTCATCCAGCGGGTCACGCAGAGCTGGAGGAGGAGCCAGAGCTAAGAGCACTGACACCAGCAGGTGAGGCGAGAATCCAGATGAATGCTTTTATCTGGCTTATTTGGAATACTGATATTTGAAAGTAATTGATTCACACCTGCAAACATGGTTGGACCTGAGCCATGCCAAATGTATGCAGCTTTAATCATAACCATAAATATGTTGGCTACATAGAAGCTGAATCTCTTCTATCGAGTTGTGTtatgttaaaagtaaaaaaatcagccttattgtgtattaaaatatCTGCTGAATTCTTCCAGTAAGCTAACATAGAAACTTATTTGGGACAGATTAAGTAGCCAGTGACAAAAGTTATAAGAAATGCCCACAGATGTCtatgaaaaatgtttaaatatctcCTTATTCATAAAAAACATCTAGGCTTTAGAAATTTGTAGAGGAGGTGAAATCAGTTTTATTGTGTATGTTCTGATTACGATCTGATTAGTTAAAATGATTATACATTATCACATTGTCAAGAAACatccctaggggaagttcattccaccacctcggtgcaaGAACTGAAGAAACACACTTCTGatttttgtattgaattttttttgaaCAGGTATAAAGGGCGTCGCCCTGAATGCCACGCTCCTCATGTGCCCAACCAGCCATCAGAGGCGGCAGCTCACTTCTACTTTGAACTGGCCAAGACTGTGCTGGTGAAGGCTGGAGGAAACAGTTCAACCTCCATCTTTACTCAGCCTTCTGCCAGTGGGGGCCACCAGGGGCCTCACCGCAACCTGCACCTGTGTGCCTTCGAGATTGGCCTGTATGCCTTAGGCCTGCACAACTTTGTTTCTCCCAACTGGCTGTCTAGGACTTACTCATCTCATGTGTCCTGGATCACAGGTGAgtaaaaagatatttttgtgTAGTTTAGAGCTGACGAGACAAAATGTTTCAGAATTATAAGACTGTTTTGACACatcacttttttctgttttctacaGGCCAAGCTATGGAGATTGGCAGCGCAGCTCTTAATATCCTTGTGGAGTGTTGGGACGGTCATCTCACCCCTCCGGAAGTAGCGTCACTGGCAGATCGGGCATCACGGGCCCGTGATCCCAACATGGTACGAGCTGCAGCTGAACTTGCACTGAGCTGTCTACCTCATGCTCATGCCCTAAACCCCAACGAAATCCAGAGGGCACTGGTGCAGTGCAAAGAGCAGGTACATTAAAcgctgttattattaataataaatgctcTGTATCTCGTGTGGTATATGTATAATTTCCTATAATTTGCTCTTTTTCCAGGATAATGTGATGCTGGAGAAGGCATGCATGGCTGTAGAGGAGGCAGCAAAGGGAGGAGGTGTGTATCCTGAGGTACTCTTTGAGGTGGCTCATCAGTGGTACTGGCTGTATGAGCAGACAGTGGGTGGAGTCTCTGCAGCACAGAGGGAGGGGCCAAACCGGTGCGGCGCAAACGGTGGAGCGGCTCGGAGACCTCCAGAAGGGAACTGCGGTGTGTTGGAGAGCTCTGTAGTCATGGACTCGGCCGGTTTAGCAGCTGTTACTGCATCGGTCAGCACAGCTGCTGTTGTGCCCGTCATATCAGTGGGCTCTACCCTCtaccagtcacacacactgccGGGCACAGCCATGGCACACACGGCAGGTCTGCACCCCTATACCACTATCCAAGCCCATCTGCCTACTGTCTGCACCCAGCAGTATCTGGGCCATCAACTTCAGCACGTCCCTCGACCTGCCGTCTTCCCTGTGTCTAGTTCTGCATATCCACAGGTTTGTGGGAGctgttattttgtaattaacTGACTCGGTTGTATTTGAGTGGATTATCTATCTTTGTTTATTGAAACACTTGAAGTAAGCAGGAGAAGGCATAAGTTAGTCTCTCGATATGCTCACTTTTTTACTCACAGTATTCAATTCCATATTATCTTATTAAGAATCTTATCAACTGACATTTACAAGaatttaaactgtttgtgtACCCATAGGTGTCTCTTACAGGTGTAAATGTAATTGAGTTGGCTTCCTGTGCTCTCTCTCAGGGAATGCATCCTGCCTTTATTGGTGCACAATACCCATTCTCTGTAGCCTCTGGGCCTCATCCCCCCATGGCAGCAACTGCAGTTACCTTCCCCGGAGTCCCCGTACCATCTATGACTCAGATTGCTGTCCACCCCTACCACACTGCTGAGGCAGGGTTACCCCTCAGCACTACTGTGGCAGGTGAgaggagaaagagtgagtggaagcaagtgtgtgtaacagagccGATCCAGAATTCTCCTCAGTTTTGTTGtagaataaataatgtgtattgTTTATTCTTATTAAATGTCTTCGCTTCCAATGTATGGTTAAAGGTATAAGGATCAAAGTTGTATTGACTTAATGTTGTCTCTGTTAAAGAACAGAGTGAACTTTTAGTTGAGTTTCCATGAAATTGGGTTTAGTCCAAAGATGAATACTGGTAGCTAATGTAGATTTACTAtagtagggaaaaaaaactgatttcCTTATACAAGGTTTCATCAGCAGACATTTTTCTTAACCcatatttttgtctttcctaAGTGGGTGGGGTTCACTCAGGCACCACCATCCAGGCCATTCAGGGGACATCGCTTCCTGGTCTTTCTTCTCAGCCACCTTCTTTGGTCAGTGCTCCCTTCCCCATGGAAGACGAGCAGCACAGTCAGCCTGTCAGCCAGCAGGGGCTGCACTATCTACACTCAGCCTACAGAGTTGGTAAGGAAGACCGTTAAATCAGCTAAAGGTCCGAAGCTGTGGCTTTCCTTACTAAAATTCAGTATATTATAATTCATTGGGTGGGGGAcatatttgtgtaaatatgtgaTGCCTATTCATAATACTGGAAATGATATAGAGAAGGGAGAAAattctgaaaatatttattCCAGGTTTTATGCCTTATCCAAAAAATGGATATCCATAATGCTATATTGAGTAACAgctgaaacaaacagaaactttCTGCCTTTTCTTTATTAGCTAATGGTCTTAATGATCGATCTGCTTTAAGAGCTGGTTCATGAGACCGGAGAAGGGAGCACAGAAAACTTTTAGAGATCAGTGACTTGACATGGTTCTGTAATACATGTCTTTTGGAAAAACCTAGAGTCTTTATTAGTACAGGAAACCTAAAGAAGAAGCTGGAGGTGAGTTTGGAGTCATGGCGTGGCAGTGATGCAGGTGTTAAGCCTTGAGAAATATTAATGTATGCGTGACAGGTGTTTTATTACCTTCCTATGGGAAAGTTTAGCAAATTAACAAGATGAATAGCTGTTATTGTATGAGTAAGTGGCAAGTGTGGGTAAGTGCTGATGCAAGTGGTTTATGTTCTCTTGCAGGTATGCTGGCGCTGGAGATGCTGGGTAGGAGAGCTCACAATGACCATCCTAACAACTTCTCCCGCAGCCCTCCGTACACAGAGGACGTGAAATGGCTGCTAGGCCTTGCTGCAAGACTGGGTAACTCTGTCATTTCCAGAATACAGCTTTAGAAAAAGCAGCTTCTTTGAGCTGGTTTGTAGTTTTCTGCTCTCTCGCTGTAATGACTGGTGGGATTGGGATGgtaaatgtaaaacaacatGATGTAATAGCTTGTGTAGCGAGGAGAGAAAGATACAGAGTCATCTAAAAGGAGTGGTACAAGGGGAGTAGATTTTGGGAGTACTTAAAAATCATAAAAGGTGTTGTTTGGGTCAGTGGATTAGGTTCATGTACAATAATTGTGAAACAGTACTGTAAGAAAGACCTTTACATACAGatccttactttttttttctgtgctacctactttttttttatataattttctgtCATGAAGTCTTATTTAACTTTCTGGGACTGTTTTTCCTgctccttctgtctctgtctctgtctctgtctccaggTGTGAATTATGTCTATCAGTTCTGCGTGGGGGCTGCCAAAGGTGTGCTGAGTCCATTCGTGCTGCAGGAGATCATTATGGAGGCTCTGCAAAGGCTGAATCCTGCACACATTCACGCTCACCTCCGCACTCCTGCCTTCCACCAGCTCGTACAGCGCTGCCAGCAAGCCTACCTGCAGGTGAGACACACGAAGCTAAGAATTTTACAACCAAACTCTCAACCTACTGTGTCCCAATATACAATGAAAAGCATGTGCCAGAAAACTAGTTTAGAAACCTGTGTAAACATAGCAGCAGTATGGTGTTTACTTTTGCGAAGTGGGGAGGAGGGATTTCTTTGAGCTAAGAAAGGATAATGTCTTTTTAAGGATATGCTTAAAAGTATTCAgtcctttttattttcctatataGATTAGAGATATAATTGGATACAAATACATTACTTGGAAAGGACAGTACAGTTACAGCAGTTATAAAAGGGGTgaaagggctttttttttaataatccctGGTTTGCTCTAGTAGCCTGAACGAAACCCTAAACTAACTTACTAAATTGTAAAATAAGAAATTTTTCTTCCACATTTCTGATCAGTTTTTCATACAAAGCAGATctccaaaaaaattataaaatattaacttgTGCTTTCCTTGtgaaagggttttttttattctttttaaatcagTCTTTAATAAAAGTTCTTCATTGTTATTAAAAGAAACTAGAAAAATCATAGAGACATATTAATGAAAGCATTTTAGAGGACGTCGTTTAGATTAGCAGCAGAACTGCGAGTTCACTGGACACCTAATGATGCTGATCCTTCTGGAATGTAGCAATCCCTGAAAGTCTAAGTAAATCTGTTAGAAAGTTATTATCGATGGCTGTCGATCAACTGTAATCAGTTCTTGGGTTTCTGAAAGATGCTGTTATGAACTATAGATACCCAGTTAACTCAGTCACGTTAGAAAGAGATCCACAGAGCATCTGGTCGAAACTAGTTATGAGCTCACTGAGTAACTGCAGTAATTCAGTGTCGACTAAAgttctgtgtatctgtatactttatttttagtgttttccGGATAAAATACAGATGCAGATATTTTGAGCatttaacagatacagatagatGTGTAACCTATATATAAAGAAAGGCTCTTGGTCCTTAAACAATTTCTGAAATTTACATAAGTTCTTCCATATGCAGTTATTTCTGGTTTGGATAACATTCGACAGCGAATCTCACCCACACTATATACTGTTAGG
The Tachysurus vachellii isolate PV-2020 chromosome 6, HZAU_Pvac_v1, whole genome shotgun sequence genome window above contains:
- the zswim8 gene encoding zinc finger SWIM domain-containing protein 8 isoform X1, giving the protein MELMFAEWEDGERFSFEDSDRFEEDSLCSFISEAESLCQNWRGWRKQSAGPNSPTVKIKDGQVIPLVELSAKQVAFHIPFEVVEKVYPPVPEQLQLRIAYWSFPENEEDIRLYSCLANGSPDEFQRGEQLYRVRAVKDPLQIGFHLSATVLSPQPGQSKGAYNVAVMFDRCRITSCSCTCGAGAKWCAHVVALCLFRIHNASAVCLRAPVSESLSRLQRDQLQKFAQYLISELPQQILPTAQRLLDELLSSQSTAINTVCGAPDPTAGPSASDQSTWYLDESTLSDNIKKTLHKFCGPSPVVFSDVNSMYLSSTEPPAAAEWACLLRPLRGREPEGIWNLLSIVREMFKRRDSNAAPLLEILTEQCLTYEQIIGWWYNVRTSASHSSASGHTGRSNGQTEVAAHACASMCDEMVVLWRLAVLDPTMSPQRRLELAAQLKQWHLKVIEIVKRGQHRKSLDKLFQGFKPAVESCYFNWEVAYPLPGITYCSTDKKSASFGWARAVQPQRGPKVGTSGEPLEPGGGGGGRGGGSDSGAPEHKMRVSHPPQQEVAVRPKETIVSKRKAMSGVNSGGMLVRLGGGMSLSLDENAKGAYKACSSSLSTSSKGKLMQSGKSSCGSSSAAGGKHPSAKRRTSSEDSSLEPDMAELSLDDGSSLALGAEASNTFEFLPPPPEMLPSPSSLLREPPRKYNNGSGGGNITKERTFEGKRGIHAAIPLVAEAPHCFPKESPMVALAVAVEKEVDVEAELEENGGDEDRVEDALPSISAMVTAKPSRSRREGEGSNSAVMPGPQIPEAAAGGDPVGEDDYQAYYLSAASEEGAERGVPDSNLEEEPDIFAGIKPLEQEGRMEVLFACAEALYAHGYSNEACRLAVELARDLLANPPDLKVEQPQTKGKKSKVSTSRQTQVATKALSKAAFLLTVLSERLEFHNLAFSTGMFSLELQRPPASTKALEVKLAYQESEVVALLKKIPLGLVEMTAIRDRAEQLRDGNFCDYRPVLPLMLASFIFDVLCTPVVSPTGSRPPSRNRNNEMPGDEELGFEAAVAALGMKTTVSEAEHPLLCEGTRREKGDLALALMITYKDDQSKLKKILDKLLDRESQTHKPQTLSSFYSSKPATGSQKSPSKHATHGSSATGSVSKHAAPATSGGSTSVQGASGGGVAGPQGGLTGSGVQGTASGEAANESREQDGAQSSSCEQQNEVASFKPEGTVPSRLALGGRGAYGSRCWGSPVRQKKKHTGMASIDSSAPETTSDSSPTLSRRPLRGGWAASSWGRGQDSDSISSSSSDSLGSSSSSGSRRAGGGARAKSTDTSRYKGRRPECHAPHVPNQPSEAAAHFYFELAKTVLVKAGGNSSTSIFTQPSASGGHQGPHRNLHLCAFEIGLYALGLHNFVSPNWLSRTYSSHVSWITGQAMEIGSAALNILVECWDGHLTPPEVASLADRASRARDPNMVRAAAELALSCLPHAHALNPNEIQRALVQCKEQDNVMLEKACMAVEEAAKGGGVYPEVLFEVAHQWYWLYEQTVGGVSAAQREGPNRCGANGGAARRPPEGNCGVLESSVVMDSAGLAAVTASVSTAAVVPVISVGSTLYQSHTLPGTAMAHTAGLHPYTTIQAHLPTVCTQQYLGHQLQHVPRPAVFPVSSSAYPQVSLTGVNVIELASCALSQGMHPAFIGAQYPFSVASGPHPPMAATAVTFPGVPVPSMTQIAVHPYHTAEAGLPLSTTVAGERRKMGGVHSGTTIQAIQGTSLPGLSSQPPSLVSAPFPMEDEQHSQPVSQQGLHYLHSAYRVGMLALEMLGRRAHNDHPNNFSRSPPYTEDVKWLLGLAARLGVNYVYQFCVGAAKGVLSPFVLQEIIMEALQRLNPAHIHAHLRTPAFHQLVQRCQQAYLQYINYRLIHLTPADYDDFVNIIRSARGAFCLTPMGMMQFNDVLQTLKRGKQTKELWQRISLEMATFSP
- the zswim8 gene encoding zinc finger SWIM domain-containing protein 8 isoform X2 produces the protein MELMFAEWEDGERFSFEDSDRFEEDSLCSFISEAESLCQNWRGWRKQSAGPNSPTVKIKDGQVIPLVELSAKQVAFHIPFEVVEKVYPPVPEQLQLRIAYWSFPENEEDIRLYSCLANGSPDEFQRGEQLYRVRAVKDPLQIGFHLSATVLSPQPGQSKGAYNVAVMFDRCRITSCSCTCGAGAKWCAHVVALCLFRIHNASAVCLRAPVSESLSRLQRDQLQKFAQYLISELPQQILPTAQRLLDELLSSQSTAINTVCGAPDPTAGPSASDQSTWYLDESTLSDNIKKTLHKFCGPSPVVFSDVNSMYLSSTEPPAAAEWACLLRPLRGREPEGIWNLLSIVREMFKRRDSNAAPLLEILTEQCLTYEQIIGWWYNVRTSASHSSASGHTGRSNGQTEVAAHACASMCDEMVVLWRLAVLDPTMSPQRRLELAAQLKQWHLKVIEIVKRGQHRKSLDKLFQGFKPAVESCYFNWEVAYPLPGITYCSTDKKSASFGWARAVQPQRGPKVGTSGEPLEPGGGGGGRGGGSDSGAPEHKMRVSHPPQQEVAVRPKETIVSKRKAMSGVNSGGMLVRLGGGMSLSLDENAKGAYKACSSSLSTSSKGKLMQSGKSSCGSSSAAGGKHPSAKRRTSSEDSSLEPDMAELSLDDGSSLALGAEASNTFEFLPPPPEMLPSPSSLLREPPRKYNNGSGGGNITKERTFEGKRGIHAAIPLVAEAPHCFPKESPMVALAVAVEKEVDVEAELEENGGDEDRVEDALPSISAMVTAKPSRSRREGEGSNSAVMPGPQIPEAAAGGDPVGEDDYQAYYLSAASEEGAERGVPDSNLEEEPDIFAGIKPLEQEGRMEVLFACAEALYAHGYSNEACRLAVELARDLLANPPDLKVEQPQTKGKKSKVSTSRQTQVATKALSKAAFLLTVLSERLEFHNLAFSTGMFSLELQRPPASTKALEVKLAYQESEVVALLKKIPLGLVEMTAIRDRAEQLRDGNFCDYRPVLPLMLASFIFDVLCTPVVSPTGSRPPSRNRNNEMPGDEELGFEAAVAALGMKTTVSEAEHPLLCEGTRREKGDLALALMITYKDDQSKLKKILDKLLDRESQTHKPQTLSSFYSSKPATGSQKSPSKHATHGSSATGSVSKHAAPATSGGSTSVQGASGGGVAGPQGGLTGSGVQGTASGEAANESREQDGAQSSSCEQQNEVASFKPEGTVPSRLALGGRGAYGSRCWGSPVRQKKKHTGMASIDSSAPETTSDSSPTLSRRPLRGGWAASSWGRGQDSDSISSSSSDSLGSSSSSGSRRAGGGARAKSTDTSRYKGRRPECHAPHVPNQPSEAAAHFYFELAKTVLVKAGGNSSTSIFTQPSASGGHQGPHRNLHLCAFEIGLYALGLHNFVSPNWLSRTYSSHVSWITGQAMEIGSAALNILVECWDGHLTPPEVASLADRASRARDPNMVRAAAELALSCLPHAHALNPNEIQRALVQCKEQDNVMLEKACMAVEEAAKGGGVYPEVLFEVAHQWYWLYEQTVGGVSAAQREGPNRCGANGGAARRPPEGNCGVLESSVVMDSAGLAAVTASVSTAAVVPVISVGSTLYQSHTLPGTAMAHTAGLHPYTTIQAHLPTVCTQQYLGHQLQHVPRPAVFPVSSSAYPQVSLTGVNVIELASCALSQGMHPAFIGAQYPFSVASGPHPPMAATAVTFPGVPVPSMTQIAVHPYHTAEAGLPLSTTVAVGGVHSGTTIQAIQGTSLPGLSSQPPSLVSAPFPMEDEQHSQPVSQQGLHYLHSAYRVGMLALEMLGRRAHNDHPNNFSRSPPYTEDVKWLLGLAARLGVNYVYQFCVGAAKGVLSPFVLQEIIMEALQRLNPAHIHAHLRTPAFHQLVQRCQQAYLQYINYRLIHLTPADYDDFVNIIRSARGAFCLTPMGMMQFNDVLQTLKRGKQTKELWQRISLEMATFSP